The proteins below are encoded in one region of bacterium:
- a CDS encoding DUF2283 domain-containing protein has protein sequence MRITYDADVDALYIRFIETTVTTDHLGEGLAVDYAEDGRIAGIEILDAQKRFGDPDVFRKVVLEDIGIGKTGLAASSS, from the coding sequence ATGAGAATCACATATGATGCCGATGTGGACGCACTATACATCCGCTTCATTGAGACTACTGTAACGACAGACCATCTTGGGGAAGGCCTCGCCGTTGATTATGCAGAAGACGGGCGCATTGCCGGGATAGAGATACTGGATGCTCAGAAGCGGTTCGGGGACCCTGACGTGTTCCGAAAGGTCGTGCTCGAGGACATCGGCATCGGAAAAACAGGATTGGCCGCATCATCCAGCTGA